TTAAACTTTTCTGAAGGTCCGCATTCCTTTTGTAAACTTTTTAAATGCCACTTCGAGACAGCCAATACCAAATCAGCATGCCTGAAGGCAAAATATGCCCGCCGCCATCCTTTGCCTTCAAATCTTAACCCATGCTCAATTTCAGGCATATATATGGCATCATATCCCCCCGCTACAATAATATGTTTTTTTCCTAATATCCTGCAAGCAAGCCAGGCCCAAAAAGCATGGATGCCACCGAACCAAACAAAACAAGCATCTTTGCCATAAAGATGCTTAATAACTCTCAAAAAAAACAACCTATCATCCTGCCTATAATAAAGCGGGGTCAAGTCAAAATGACTGTTCAATATCTCCATATCTTTTTTGATAAAACTTGCGTTCATTCCCCAGATAGGATATATAAACAGCATTTTTTTAGGCATTACAAAACTCCCGCGCCAACTGTTTTGCCGTAATTTTGACATCATATTCTTTTTCGATCTTTTCCCTGGCATTCCTTCCAAGAAGCTCGCATAATTCTCGATTGTCATATAACCTCATGATAGCCCTGGATAAAGCCCTCGGATCTGCCTGCGGCACAACTAACCCGTTCTGATCGTGGATGATCAATTCAGGGACCCCTGCCACTGGGGTTGAAATAGTCGGGATCCGCATGGCCATCGCCTCCATAAGGGCGACGGGCAGGCCATCCATCAAGCCATCCCCTGTCACAATACAAGGCAGGACAAAACAATCTGCGATCTTAAGATAATTAAGGACTGCCTCGCTGTCCGCATGACCGATAAACTCAACGAAGCCGCTGATCCCCCAAGCGTCGACAACCTCCTCCAAATTTGGCCGCTCCGGGCCATCGCCGACCAGATAAAGCTTATAATCCGCCTTATTCTTGATCAAACCTAGTGCCTCGATCAAATATCTGGTCCCTTTGCGAGGATAAAGGCCTGCGACCGAAACGATATTGAAAGTTGTACTACGCCGAATATCTTGCGAAGAAAATTTCCGCAGGCTGATGCCGCATCTTATAGTCTTGATCTTCTTTGTGTCCCGCGGCGCTAATTTGCTTAAGCCCGCTTTTGCGAAATCGGTTGCCGTAACTACAAACGCGCATCTTTCGATGATCTTCTCAAGCCTGCGTTTTGCGTCTTCTGACATTGCTTGTTCTTCATAACAATGAGCGGTTATACTAAGCGGGAGATCCGACAGCCTGCTTATAACATCAGCCTGCTTGTGAACAAAATGGCTGTGCAGCCTGTCACATTTCATTTCCTGAGCAAGTTGAGCAAAATAGGCCAGCTTGATCCTTTGCGAGGAGCCGCTTTTATTTTGCGCAAGCAGCTTCATTAAGAACCCGAATTTTGATCTCAATTTGAGTATATTGCGAAATCTAAAATAAAAAGTCCTGCTCAATAGATCATTTCTACTTATTTCCTGGTGCAAAATATCATGATTAGGCAGGTCCAGTGAAAAGATCGAGACATTGACCTCGTTGTTGATCAGTTCAATAAGTTCGTTCATTATAAAAGTTTCTGTTATCGATGGGAAAGATCCCAAAATATAAGCTATCCTCATGCTATCTGCCCTTTGTCCTGAAAAAGCTAAATATTATTCTCCAATG
This window of the Candidatus Eisenbacteria bacterium genome carries:
- a CDS encoding glycosyltransferase family 4 protein yields the protein MNELIELINNEVNVSIFSLDLPNHDILHQEISRNDLLSRTFYFRFRNILKLRSKFGFLMKLLAQNKSGSSQRIKLAYFAQLAQEMKCDRLHSHFVHKQADVISRLSDLPLSITAHCYEEQAMSEDAKRRLEKIIERCAFVVTATDFAKAGLSKLAPRDTKKIKTIRCGISLRKFSSQDIRRSTTFNIVSVAGLYPRKGTRYLIEALGLIKNKADYKLYLVGDGPERPNLEEVVDAWGISGFVEFIGHADSEAVLNYLKIADCFVLPCIVTGDGLMDGLPVALMEAMAMRIPTISTPVAGVPELIIHDQNGLVVPQADPRALSRAIMRLYDNRELCELLGRNAREKIEKEYDVKITAKQLAREFCNA